The Thermodesulfovibrionales bacterium genome contains the following window.
GCCGGGAGAGATTATCCCTTCCTTGATGTCGAATGCAGCTACCCCCCCGATGGTGAAACCATACCCTGTGTGGATGTCCGGCATCCCCATGGATGCGCGCACAATTCCCGGGAGTGTGGCGACATTCGCCACCTGCTCTACAGATTGATCTTCCAGTCTCTTTTCGAGAATTTCATCCGCATAGATCACTCCCTTCACCCTCATCCCCGTTTTATAATCCTGCGGCACCTCGATCTTCGTGGCATCTATTCTCTTCAGTTTCTCCAGACCCACGGAATCACCTCCTTATCGGACTGCCGGGCCGCGCATCCGCAATCGACCCTGTTTGTCTATATGTCAAAGATAATCTGTGTTGCCCACCTGCCATCTTCTCTCCCTATGCTGACCTGGTGGTAAGTCGCGGCCTTAACGAGCAATCTCCTTTCATGCCTCGCACCGTCGAAGTCTTCACCGAATACCCTGGCAGTCATGCGATTATTATCCAACGCCATGATCTCTATTCGCTTCCCGATAAAGCCGTAGGCATCAAAGCGGAATATCAGATCGTTGAGCCAGGAAACAAGGAGGCCTTCCAGCGAGTGACTCTCGACCTCAACAAACGCATCCTTCTTCTCCAGAACACCATTGAGATCTGTCATGAGGCTATACATGCCGACTGCTGAATTGACGAAGGCGTCTTCGAGGGTCACACCATAGGCCTTTATCCCGGCATCACCGGAGATGTCTATGGTTTCAAAAAGTTTCACGCTTCACAGGATCAGTCTCAATCCTGCTGCATAGGTTCGATGGAGCTAAGGTCTTCAGACGCGCCTTGGTCTGCATGGCGCTACCAGATGAGCCTCGCCCTCCTGCTCGCCCAGCATGACACAGAGACGTGAACGGAGAACG
Protein-coding sequences here:
- a CDS encoding archease produces the protein MKLFETIDISGDAGIKAYGVTLEDAFVNSAVGMYSLMTDLNGVLEKKDAFVEVESHSLEGLLVSWLNDLIFRFDAYGFIGKRIEIMALDNNRMTARVFGEDFDGARHERRLLVKAATYHQVSIGREDGRWATQIIFDI